The Mesomycoplasma ovipneumoniae genome includes a region encoding these proteins:
- a CDS encoding DNA-directed RNA polymerase subunit beta', which yields MNTKVSRQYAKIYENSIEKISLALATPQDVLDWSRGEVTRPETINYKTFKPERGGLFDELIFGPLVDFKCSICGRKYRKANENQLCIATKECQISKSQIMSKLSRRYAMGHIALNTPILHFWFFKIDHSIVAKLLGLKVYEGDKLTSNISKTALEQLIYYKSHIVLETGGLKSLQKNKIIDISEAGLIYKNALVEILETYEPETDEYEAVAEALSELTDLASSKIGREYGIDYYELNEVIQEFSDARIATGTEAIEYLLDKLDLHAEKKQVEAELAVLQKQSHQNKKVVIKNQKRDKLYKRLQVINAFINSGQDPKSMIIKNLPVIPADLRPLVQLDGSRHSTSDCNELYRRIIIRNNRLKRWKESEAPVIIIQNEMRMLQEAIDALIDNQKKTTNQVTTKENRPLKSISDSLTGKKGRFRQNLLGKRVDYSGRSVIVVGPKLKMHQAGLPRKMAAVLFEPWIIRNLIQEKKVGSIKSARKMIEEENPIIWPHVAKVIKTRPIILNRAPTLHRLSIQAFEPVLVRAKAIQLHPLVTAGFNADFDGDQMAVHIPISPEAVRETRELMFADKNILGPKDGEPIVNPSQDMVLGLYYLSQEKAGAKGEGSFFSSYDEMLKAYEFRSVELHARVVLPFESVKPLVGKNSRGHIISTVGKFILNNIFPENFPFIFDHNVDELELNYSRQIKKYVLPYGTNFRQYIQNLQINEPLNKKAIAKIVRQIFDTYDGVLAKEDIANVIDQLDFENYQDCILIYEKLRDYKGEKLPISHLAKLSEFTIFEFDQLFKRQQQAGRAEIYRVFEDHEKVDLLEKIWFKYNNMVSSILDKIKDLGFHYSTISGTSIAISDIKVAPKKHEFIAEGEKYISQLNNFFNQGLITDDERYVLAIAKWTQIKNEIQDDLNESIVNEAHNSLVMMMKSGARGNISNFVQLAGMRGLMANNVKALKVDAENERVVRSIVEVPVKSSFVEGLTSFEFYSSTHGARKGLTDTALNTAKSGYLTRRLVDVAQNIVVAADDCFSDFGFVVKDIIDTKTNTIIVPLIERIEGRFLNKDVYDSKGNKIASGGQLVNLQIAKQIANAGVKKVEIRSILSCHIKNSVCKKCYGKDLATNRLVSIGEAVGIIAAQSIGEPGTQLTMRTFHTGGVANVEDITGGFTRLIELIDSHEHPWGRPAKISPYYGTITKISDLSEKNATSKGLLITIDYKNAQGEKAEHMVRVEQNQKLRVQVGDKVIPGQKLVEGPIILKELLAISDARTLQNYLLKEIQRIYRMQGITISDKYIEIIIRQMLSKIQITESGDSNFFIGSIVDISDYQEVNGQLISEGKNPAFGNIIVKGAKQIPLLSNSFLAAASYQETSKILVHSVISSQADKLEGLKENIIVGHKIPAGTNSNYEPKSKFDIRDPFSFFMKTSR from the coding sequence ATGAACACAAAGGTTTCTCGCCAGTATGCAAAAATTTACGAAAATTCAATCGAAAAAATTTCCCTTGCACTTGCAACCCCTCAAGATGTCCTTGACTGATCTCGTGGTGAAGTAACCCGTCCTGAGACAATTAATTATAAAACCTTCAAACCAGAAAGAGGCGGACTTTTTGATGAGTTAATTTTTGGTCCACTTGTTGATTTTAAATGTTCAATTTGTGGACGAAAATACCGTAAAGCAAACGAAAATCAACTCTGTATTGCCACAAAAGAGTGTCAAATTTCAAAATCACAAATAATGTCAAAATTGTCCCGTCGTTATGCGATGGGTCATATTGCGCTTAATACACCGATTTTGCACTTTTGATTTTTCAAAATCGATCACTCGATTGTTGCAAAACTTTTAGGTCTAAAAGTTTATGAAGGTGATAAATTAACTTCCAATATTTCAAAAACAGCCCTAGAACAGCTTATTTATTATAAATCTCACATCGTTCTTGAAACTGGTGGTCTAAAATCACTGCAAAAAAATAAAATAATCGACATTTCTGAAGCGGGACTAATTTACAAAAATGCACTTGTCGAAATTCTTGAAACTTACGAGCCCGAAACTGATGAATATGAAGCAGTTGCTGAGGCTCTTTCAGAATTAACCGATCTTGCCTCAAGTAAAATAGGCCGTGAATACGGGATAGATTATTACGAGCTTAATGAAGTAATTCAAGAATTTTCCGATGCCCGAATTGCAACTGGAACTGAAGCAATTGAGTATTTGCTTGATAAATTAGACTTACATGCTGAAAAAAAACAAGTAGAAGCTGAACTTGCAGTTTTACAAAAACAATCTCACCAAAACAAAAAAGTTGTCATAAAAAACCAAAAACGCGACAAACTCTATAAAAGATTGCAGGTAATTAACGCTTTTATTAATTCAGGCCAAGACCCTAAATCAATGATTATTAAAAATCTTCCGGTAATTCCGGCCGATTTAAGACCACTGGTTCAACTTGATGGTTCTCGTCATTCAACAAGTGATTGTAATGAACTTTATCGTCGAATTATAATTCGAAATAACCGTCTAAAAAGATGAAAAGAATCCGAAGCACCTGTAATTATCATCCAAAATGAGATGAGAATGCTTCAAGAAGCAATTGATGCTCTGATTGACAATCAGAAAAAAACAACCAACCAAGTAACAACAAAAGAAAACCGTCCTTTGAAGTCAATTTCTGACTCACTTACCGGAAAAAAAGGAAGATTTCGTCAAAACTTACTTGGAAAACGTGTTGACTATTCAGGTCGTTCTGTTATTGTTGTTGGTCCAAAACTAAAAATGCACCAAGCTGGGCTACCTCGTAAAATGGCCGCTGTTCTTTTTGAACCTTGAATTATCCGTAATTTAATTCAAGAAAAAAAAGTTGGCTCAATTAAGTCAGCCCGTAAAATGATTGAAGAAGAAAATCCAATTATTTGACCTCATGTTGCAAAAGTTATTAAAACTAGACCGATAATTCTTAACCGTGCCCCAACCTTGCACCGACTTTCAATTCAAGCTTTTGAACCAGTTTTAGTTCGAGCAAAGGCAATCCAACTTCATCCACTTGTTACTGCCGGGTTTAACGCTGACTTTGACGGTGACCAAATGGCCGTACACATTCCAATTTCACCTGAAGCTGTTCGTGAAACTAGAGAATTAATGTTTGCTGATAAAAACATTTTAGGTCCAAAAGATGGTGAGCCAATCGTTAATCCTTCGCAGGACATGGTGCTTGGACTTTATTATTTATCCCAAGAAAAAGCTGGTGCAAAAGGTGAAGGATCATTCTTTTCATCTTATGATGAAATGCTAAAAGCCTATGAATTTCGATCTGTAGAACTTCATGCAAGAGTCGTTTTACCTTTTGAGTCAGTCAAACCTTTGGTTGGAAAAAATTCACGTGGACACATAATTTCAACAGTTGGTAAATTTATTTTAAATAACATTTTCCCTGAGAATTTCCCATTTATTTTTGACCACAATGTTGATGAATTAGAACTAAATTATTCCCGTCAAATCAAAAAATATGTCTTACCGTACGGTACAAATTTCCGCCAGTACATTCAAAATCTACAAATTAATGAACCTTTAAACAAAAAAGCAATTGCAAAAATTGTAAGACAAATTTTTGACACCTATGACGGAGTTCTTGCAAAAGAAGATATTGCCAATGTTATTGACCAGTTGGACTTTGAAAATTATCAAGACTGTATTTTAATTTACGAAAAACTTCGTGATTACAAAGGTGAAAAATTACCAATTTCTCACCTTGCAAAACTCTCTGAATTTACAATTTTTGAGTTTGACCAGTTATTTAAACGCCAACAACAAGCCGGAAGAGCCGAAATTTACCGTGTTTTTGAAGATCACGAAAAAGTTGACCTTTTAGAAAAAATTTGGTTCAAATACAACAACATGGTTTCTTCAATTCTTGACAAAATTAAAGATCTTGGATTTCACTACTCAACAATTTCAGGAACCTCAATTGCAATTAGTGACATTAAAGTTGCACCTAAAAAACACGAATTTATCGCCGAAGGTGAAAAATATATTAGCCAACTTAATAACTTTTTCAACCAAGGTCTAATCACTGATGATGAAAGATATGTTCTGGCGATTGCAAAATGAACTCAAATTAAGAACGAAATTCAAGACGACCTTAATGAGTCAATCGTAAATGAAGCCCACAACTCGCTGGTAATGATGATGAAATCTGGAGCTAGAGGTAATATTTCTAACTTCGTCCAACTTGCCGGAATGCGTGGTTTGATGGCCAACAACGTTAAGGCCTTGAAGGTCGATGCCGAAAACGAACGTGTTGTTCGTTCAATTGTTGAAGTTCCAGTTAAGTCATCGTTTGTTGAAGGTCTAACTTCATTTGAATTTTACTCTTCAACTCACGGAGCTAGAAAAGGTCTAACCGATACAGCGCTTAACACTGCAAAATCAGGATATCTAACTCGAAGACTAGTTGATGTTGCCCAAAACATTGTTGTTGCAGCGGATGACTGTTTTTCAGATTTTGGCTTTGTTGTTAAAGATATAATTGACACTAAAACTAATACAATAATAGTTCCTTTAATTGAAAGAATCGAAGGTCGCTTTTTAAATAAAGATGTCTATGATTCAAAAGGAAATAAAATTGCTAGCGGCGGACAACTTGTTAATCTCCAAATTGCAAAACAAATCGCAAATGCTGGTGTTAAAAAAGTGGAAATTCGTTCAATTTTGTCCTGTCATATCAAAAATAGTGTCTGCAAAAAATGCTACGGAAAAGATTTGGCAACAAACCGTTTAGTTTCAATTGGTGAGGCTGTCGGAATTATTGCCGCCCAGTCAATCGGTGAACCAGGAACTCAGCTAACCATGAGAACTTTCCACACCGGAGGGGTTGCCAACGTTGAAGATATTACAGGTGGATTTACCCGCCTAATTGAACTAATTGACTCTCACGAACACCCTTGAGGACGGCCAGCAAAAATTTCACCTTATTATGGAACAATCACCAAAATTTCTGATCTGTCCGAAAAAAATGCGACAAGCAAAGGACTTTTAATTACAATTGACTATAAAAATGCTCAAGGTGAAAAAGCTGAACATATGGTCCGTGTTGAGCAAAATCAGAAACTTCGAGTTCAAGTTGGCGACAAAGTTATTCCAGGTCAAAAACTAGTTGAAGGACCAATCATTCTAAAAGAATTATTGGCAATTTCTGATGCTAGAACACTGCAAAACTACCTACTAAAAGAAATTCAAAGAATTTACCGTATGCAAGGAATAACAATTTCTGATAAATATATTGAAATTATTATTCGCCAAATGTTGTCAAAAATTCAAATTACTGAAAGCGGAGACTCTAATTTCTTCATTGGATCAATTGTTGACATTAGCGACTATCAAGAAGTCAATGGTCAGCTGATTTCTGAAGGAAAAAATCCTGCTTTTGGAAACATAATTGTCAAAGGAGCTAAACAAATTCCGCTACTTTCAAACTCATTTTTGGCCGCTGCAAGTTATCAAGAAACATCCAAAATTCTTGTTCATTCAGTTATCTCATCACAAGCTGACAAATTAGAAGGACTTAAAGAAAACATAATTGTAGGTCACAAAATTCCTGCTGGTACAAATTCAAATTATGAACCTAAGTCCAAATTTGACATCCGTGATCCGTTCAGTTTTTTCATGAAAACTTCACGCTAA